From one Paenibacillus sp. FSL K6-1330 genomic stretch:
- a CDS encoding ABC transporter permease subunit, whose translation MNTSEARYGGGVTLLLFVFIFLPLLAVLINVIFPGLFFGQIQSSSLGLIGDIFHRPLWKQSLLNSVTLALGTATFGTIIGGVLATIRARWNFATARLLDMTAWVLLIAPSFMIAQGWVLFASADGLVHQWLGLTWVTSFIFQPAGLVFVMSLSKFPLAYLAIMAASEWNIRQFGYAARLNGAGPFTVWRTVELPLALPSYVAGWTLVFMDSIGDFGLPAALATVYKFPTLTYSIYSAIYQSPVRFDMAGVLAFYLVLILVLAMTLLMVTLRKSRFDFLNARAVKMEKVKPRFAWMYNLSITVFLFLSLGIPIGTSAAVSLLKQAGGGLNPGNFTLEHYRELFAGQAGDHRLLGYLEGMYHSLAIAAAAALFSMLIGFVVAYMLTFTESKLKPMLQLFSIISLAVPGVVLGIGYIFIWNQKWLEPLGLHLYGTPSLLVIAGIAGAIPYAVRVQLGAFGNLSGTMLKAAAIQGASIFERMRDIVLPMVRQSLLIAILASFGTSVFDLALASMLKPANYSLMPLVIDRAFEFSRYGYATAATVVSCGTVVLIIVLLQAAGRLVFRWLDGNRKR comes from the coding sequence ATGAATACTTCGGAAGCTCGCTATGGAGGCGGGGTAACCCTCCTCCTGTTTGTTTTTATTTTTCTGCCGCTGCTTGCCGTGCTAATCAACGTGATTTTCCCTGGACTCTTTTTCGGGCAGATCCAGTCCAGCAGCTTGGGTTTGATCGGAGACATATTTCACCGACCTCTGTGGAAACAATCCCTCCTGAATTCAGTCACATTAGCGCTGGGGACGGCTACGTTCGGTACGATCATTGGAGGCGTACTTGCAACCATCCGGGCAAGATGGAACTTTGCAACAGCAAGATTGCTGGATATGACGGCGTGGGTTCTGCTGATCGCGCCATCGTTCATGATTGCACAGGGCTGGGTATTGTTTGCCAGTGCGGATGGACTGGTTCATCAGTGGCTGGGGCTGACGTGGGTCACTTCATTTATTTTTCAACCTGCCGGACTTGTGTTTGTCATGTCCCTAAGCAAATTCCCGTTAGCTTACTTGGCTATTATGGCAGCTTCGGAGTGGAATATAAGGCAGTTCGGTTATGCAGCCAGGCTGAACGGCGCGGGGCCTTTCACCGTATGGAGAACCGTCGAATTGCCACTGGCACTCCCTTCTTATGTTGCGGGCTGGACACTGGTCTTTATGGATTCGATCGGCGATTTTGGGCTGCCTGCCGCATTGGCAACTGTGTATAAATTCCCGACGCTGACCTACTCCATTTACTCGGCCATTTACCAGTCACCTGTACGTTTTGATATGGCGGGAGTGCTGGCATTCTACTTGGTATTGATACTGGTGCTGGCGATGACCTTGCTGATGGTGACCCTCCGTAAATCCAGATTTGACTTTCTGAATGCGAGAGCAGTCAAAATGGAGAAGGTTAAGCCGCGGTTTGCCTGGATGTACAATCTGTCAATTACGGTTTTTCTTTTCCTGAGTCTCGGGATTCCGATTGGGACGAGTGCAGCGGTATCTCTGCTGAAACAGGCAGGCGGAGGCCTGAATCCGGGCAATTTTACGCTGGAGCATTATCGTGAATTATTTGCAGGACAGGCTGGGGATCACCGGCTGCTCGGTTATCTGGAAGGAATGTATCATTCACTCGCAATTGCAGCCGCAGCCGCATTGTTTAGCATGCTGATCGGGTTTGTAGTTGCCTACATGCTGACCTTCACGGAGTCTAAGCTAAAGCCCATGCTTCAGCTGTTCTCCATCATATCCCTAGCGGTCCCCGGCGTTGTGCTCGGGATCGGCTATATTTTCATATGGAATCAGAAATGGCTGGAGCCTTTAGGACTCCATTTATACGGAACCCCCTCGCTGCTCGTGATTGCGGGTATAGCCGGTGCCATCCCCTACGCAGTCAGGGTCCAGCTTGGAGCGTTCGGCAATTTGTCCGGCACGATGCTGAAGGCAGCCGCTATCCAAGGCGCGAGCATATTCGAACGGATGCGGGATATCGTACTGCCCATGGTACGTCAGTCTTTGCTTATCGCGATCCTAGCTTCGTTTGGAACCAGCGTGTTTGATTTGGCCTTGGCCTCGATGCTGAAACCGGCTAATTATTCACTGATGCCACTGGTTATCGACAGAGCTTTTGAATTCTCGCGCTACGGCTATGCTACGGCTGCTACCGTTGTAAGCTGCGGTACCGTGGTGCTCATCATCGTACTGCTTCAAGCTGCGGGACGCCTTGTATTTCGATGGCTGGATGGCAATAGAAAGCGGTAG
- a CDS encoding zinc-dependent alcohol dehydrogenase, with translation MRAVTFQGAKDIQVKDVQDPSLQTQDDIIVRITSTAICGSDLHIYLGTMPTSKDFVIGHEPMGIVEEIGANVTRVKKGNRVVLPFNVSCGHCYYCNHDMESQCDNSNGNPDVHTGGYLGYTERYGNYPGGQAEYLRVPYGNFMPFVIPESCELEDEALLFLSDVLPTAYWSVENAGVKPGDTVTVLGCGPVGLMTQKFAWMKGAKRVIAVDRLPYRLQKAKRMNNVEIYNFEDYDDMGAYIREITKGGTDIVIDCVGMDGKKSTMEAIGQKLKLQGGTLSAMDIAFDAVRKFGTVQLTGVYGSLYNMFPLSHIFERNITLTMGQAPVIHYMPELFKKITAGEFDPTEIVSHRLPLEQASDAYRIFSDHEENCTKVVLKP, from the coding sequence ATGAGAGCAGTCACATTTCAAGGCGCAAAAGACATTCAGGTCAAAGACGTGCAGGATCCATCCCTTCAGACACAGGATGATATTATCGTCCGCATCACCTCTACAGCCATTTGCGGTTCCGATCTTCATATATACCTCGGGACTATGCCCACGTCTAAAGATTTCGTGATCGGCCATGAGCCCATGGGGATCGTAGAAGAGATCGGTGCTAACGTAACCCGCGTAAAAAAAGGCAACCGCGTCGTTCTTCCGTTCAATGTTTCTTGCGGCCACTGCTACTATTGTAATCATGATATGGAAAGTCAATGCGACAATTCCAATGGCAACCCGGATGTTCATACCGGTGGATACCTGGGTTACACCGAACGCTATGGTAACTATCCTGGAGGGCAGGCTGAATATCTGCGCGTGCCGTACGGGAACTTTATGCCGTTTGTCATCCCCGAATCTTGCGAACTGGAGGATGAGGCGCTTCTCTTCTTGTCTGACGTTCTGCCTACTGCCTATTGGAGCGTGGAAAATGCCGGCGTTAAGCCAGGTGATACCGTGACGGTGCTCGGCTGTGGACCGGTCGGTCTGATGACCCAAAAATTCGCCTGGATGAAGGGGGCTAAACGGGTAATCGCCGTGGACCGCCTTCCCTACCGGCTGCAAAAAGCAAAGCGGATGAACAATGTTGAGATCTACAATTTTGAAGACTATGATGATATGGGCGCGTACATCCGCGAGATCACTAAGGGCGGCACGGATATTGTGATCGACTGCGTTGGCATGGACGGGAAGAAGTCAACCATGGAAGCCATTGGTCAAAAGCTGAAGCTCCAAGGCGGAACGTTAAGCGCAATGGATATTGCCTTCGATGCCGTTCGCAAATTCGGCACCGTTCAGCTGACCGGCGTGTACGGTTCATTGTACAACATGTTCCCGCTGAGCCATATTTTTGAACGAAACATTACCCTTACCATGGGACAAGCCCCTGTCATCCATTATATGCCGGAGCTGTTCAAGAAGATCACCGCCGGGGAATTTGATCCAACCGAGATTGTATCCCACCGGCTTCCACTGGAACAAGCAAGCGATGCCTATCGGATATTTAGCGATCATGAAGAAAACTGCACCAAGGTAGTTCTGAAGCCGTAG
- a CDS encoding extracellular solute-binding protein, whose protein sequence is MNKKRGFKHGIFIALTALMLLLSACAQSDGQQTVRSKETTGPITSGSGSTAGQSDVSLTSDNAEDTGETIYLYGNDFVDFIAPKFMEETGFKIEAVHYGGGEALAKIEAEQGNPQWDVLMMDGHGSVRNLADRDFLLTDWEPENLGNLSENGRSYVPEDFAYFPIGIHAAGVIAYNTTLVTPEKAPTTWEQFFAYDGPVGHADPAVAAPAYPLVSAFYEQWGVEAAEQKYEQRFKKGLHVYPKNGPVGKALLSGEIEVAALQEHNAYELKLAGEPIEVIWPREGAPGSLRVVAISKHTKNPAAAKAFVEYMLKPETQQMLTSQDSTDSFFTPLVEGVSARSEREPNGAFMLPSAKWASEHEVEIKTWFADQNVR, encoded by the coding sequence ATGAACAAAAAAAGAGGCTTTAAACATGGGATATTCATTGCATTAACTGCGCTGATGTTGTTGTTGTCGGCTTGCGCGCAATCGGATGGACAGCAAACGGTTCGATCTAAGGAAACGACAGGACCCATTACCAGCGGAAGCGGAAGTACCGCCGGACAGTCGGACGTATCCTTGACCAGCGACAACGCAGAGGATACCGGGGAAACGATCTACTTATACGGGAATGATTTTGTAGATTTCATTGCTCCGAAGTTTATGGAAGAGACAGGCTTCAAGATCGAAGCCGTGCATTACGGCGGGGGAGAAGCATTGGCCAAAATAGAAGCCGAGCAGGGTAACCCGCAGTGGGACGTCCTGATGATGGATGGGCACGGTTCGGTGCGCAATTTGGCAGATCGCGATTTCCTGCTGACAGACTGGGAGCCTGAGAATCTGGGAAATCTGTCCGAAAACGGAAGGAGTTATGTTCCCGAAGATTTCGCCTACTTTCCTATAGGCATTCATGCGGCCGGGGTCATCGCTTATAACACAACGCTGGTAACGCCGGAGAAGGCACCGACGACCTGGGAGCAATTTTTTGCCTATGACGGTCCTGTGGGTCATGCCGATCCGGCCGTAGCAGCGCCTGCCTATCCGCTCGTATCTGCTTTTTATGAGCAATGGGGTGTCGAAGCGGCAGAGCAGAAATATGAGCAGCGTTTTAAGAAGGGGCTGCATGTCTACCCCAAGAATGGTCCGGTCGGAAAAGCATTGTTAAGCGGAGAAATCGAGGTTGCGGCACTCCAGGAGCACAATGCTTATGAACTGAAGCTTGCAGGTGAGCCTATTGAGGTGATATGGCCGCGCGAGGGTGCGCCAGGCAGCTTGCGTGTTGTAGCGATCAGCAAACATACCAAGAACCCGGCAGCGGCCAAGGCATTTGTGGAATATATGCTAAAACCCGAGACACAGCAGATGTTAACCAGTCAGGATTCCACGGATAGTTTCTTTACGCCGCTCGTTGAAGGTGTGTCAGCGCGAAGTGAACGTGAACCGAACGGAGCCTTTATGCTGCCTTCTGCGAAGTGGGCCTCAGAGCATGAGGTTGAGATCAAGACTTGGTTTGCGGATCAAAACGTAAGGTAG
- a CDS encoding dipeptidase codes for MDYKAYFAEHRETHLNELKEWLSIPSISALSEHKGDVAKAAEWLAGKLTEAGLEHVEVHQTAGHPIITADYLHAEGKPTVLVYGHYDVQPVDPLHLWETPPFEPAIRNGKLYARGATDDKGQLFLHVKAVEAILKQEKELPVNIKFCIEGEEEVSSPNLPLYLDNNKDKLAADAIVISDTSLLAPGKPAISTGLRGLCSLELSLETANTDLHSGTYGGGVPNALHALVSLLSSLHDEQGRVAVKGFYDGVLELSPEMREEFAKQEFDEDKLKQDLGLDSLYGEEGFSFVERVGARPTLELNGVYGGFQGEGSKTVIPKEAHAKITCRLVADQDPEAVLDAIEAHLHAHTPVGSKITFKPKEKAFAFNIDPSHPMLQKAADAFEHVYGTRALFTKDGGSIPIVEKLSSTLDAPAVMMGFGLPDENLHAPNEHLNLENFDKGLLTIVEYLKLV; via the coding sequence ATTGATTATAAAGCGTATTTCGCTGAACACCGCGAAACCCATCTGAATGAGTTGAAGGAATGGTTGTCCATTCCGAGCATTTCGGCCCTGTCCGAGCACAAAGGCGATGTGGCAAAGGCTGCCGAGTGGCTCGCAGGCAAGCTGACCGAAGCAGGCCTTGAGCATGTGGAAGTTCATCAAACGGCAGGACATCCTATTATTACGGCAGACTATCTGCATGCCGAAGGCAAACCAACCGTGCTCGTATACGGTCACTATGACGTACAGCCTGTAGACCCGCTTCATCTGTGGGAAACGCCGCCCTTCGAGCCGGCTATCCGTAACGGAAAATTGTATGCACGCGGAGCAACGGACGATAAAGGCCAGCTCTTCCTGCATGTCAAAGCCGTTGAAGCCATTTTGAAGCAAGAGAAAGAGCTTCCGGTCAACATCAAATTCTGCATTGAAGGCGAAGAAGAGGTGTCCAGCCCGAACCTCCCGCTCTATCTTGACAACAACAAGGACAAGCTGGCCGCAGACGCCATCGTGATCTCGGATACATCCCTGCTCGCACCTGGCAAACCGGCCATTTCCACAGGCCTTCGCGGATTGTGCTCCCTAGAGTTGTCTCTGGAAACAGCCAATACCGACCTTCATTCCGGTACATATGGCGGCGGCGTACCTAACGCCCTGCATGCCCTCGTCTCCCTGCTCTCTTCGCTTCATGACGAGCAAGGCCGTGTCGCCGTAAAAGGCTTCTATGACGGCGTGCTCGAGCTGTCGCCTGAAATGCGTGAGGAATTTGCCAAGCAGGAATTCGACGAGGATAAGCTGAAGCAGGATCTCGGCCTCGATTCCCTGTACGGTGAGGAAGGATTCTCCTTCGTTGAACGCGTGGGAGCGCGTCCGACCCTTGAGCTGAACGGCGTATACGGCGGATTCCAGGGTGAAGGCAGCAAGACGGTTATTCCGAAGGAAGCCCATGCCAAAATTACGTGCCGCTTGGTGGCGGACCAGGATCCGGAAGCGGTCCTCGACGCGATTGAAGCCCACTTGCATGCCCACACTCCAGTCGGTTCGAAGATTACGTTTAAACCGAAGGAAAAGGCATTCGCCTTCAACATCGATCCGTCCCATCCAATGCTGCAAAAAGCCGCGGACGCCTTCGAACATGTCTACGGCACGCGTGCCCTCTTTACAAAGGATGGCGGGTCCATCCCGATCGTGGAGAAGCTGTCCAGCACGCTCGATGCACCTGCCGTCATGATGGGCTTTGGCTTGCCGGACGAGAATCTGCACGCTCCGAACGAGCATTTGAATTTGGAGAATTTCGATAAAGGTTTGCTGACGATCGTTGAGTATTTGAAGCTCGTGTAA
- a CDS encoding ABC transporter ATP-binding protein produces MILKVKGVSKSFGSQQVLKPITFEVREGERICILGPSGCGKSTLLQMVAGLQRIDSGEVEMAGVTVERGRHYIPPENRPINMVFQDYALWPHMTVKQNMEYGMKRRKLDTKDRANTLDRLQSLLKLEGLLDRLPAQLSGGQQQRVGIARALATEPKLILMDEPLSNLDVKLRTDMRGELARLLGELSIATLYVTHDRMEAFTVADRILILRDGGIDQFGEPRALFERPASPWVAQLMGYHNQLEAKLTQDGQPIAMLAGSPIAGLRIGVDKGDGRAVMMVHPESIRIWRGEASQEGSLLKVTVVQTVYEGTRWRVIVETADQQPIHLFHDCSVDAGSELLIRLSPDQTMIYADSSMLAP; encoded by the coding sequence ATGATCCTAAAGGTAAAGGGCGTATCGAAATCATTCGGCTCGCAGCAAGTCTTGAAGCCGATCACGTTTGAAGTGAGGGAAGGGGAACGCATTTGCATTCTCGGTCCATCGGGCTGCGGAAAATCGACGCTGCTGCAGATGGTTGCCGGACTTCAGCGCATAGATTCAGGCGAGGTAGAGATGGCGGGGGTCACCGTTGAACGGGGGAGACACTATATTCCCCCGGAGAACCGGCCCATTAATATGGTGTTTCAAGATTATGCCCTTTGGCCGCATATGACGGTGAAACAAAATATGGAGTATGGGATGAAACGCCGAAAGTTAGACACTAAAGACAGAGCGAATACATTGGATCGACTCCAGTCGCTTCTGAAGCTGGAAGGCTTATTGGACCGCCTGCCGGCCCAACTGTCTGGCGGTCAGCAGCAGCGAGTAGGCATAGCGAGAGCGTTGGCAACAGAGCCAAAGCTGATATTAATGGATGAACCGTTGTCTAATCTGGATGTCAAACTTAGAACGGATATGCGCGGTGAATTGGCCAGATTGCTCGGCGAATTATCCATCGCTACCCTGTATGTGACGCATGATCGTATGGAGGCATTTACGGTCGCTGATCGAATCCTGATTTTACGGGATGGAGGAATTGACCAATTCGGGGAGCCGAGGGCGTTGTTTGAGAGACCGGCAAGCCCTTGGGTTGCGCAGCTCATGGGCTATCATAATCAGTTGGAAGCCAAACTGACCCAGGATGGACAGCCAATAGCCATGCTTGCCGGGAGTCCGATAGCCGGACTCCGCATCGGCGTGGATAAGGGAGACGGCAGGGCCGTGATGATGGTCCATCCTGAATCCATCCGGATTTGGCGCGGCGAAGCTTCGCAGGAAGGGAGCCTGCTGAAGGTGACGGTGGTGCAGACGGTGTACGAAGGAACAAGATGGAGAGTCATTGTGGAAACGGCAGATCAGCAGCCCATTCATTTATTCCATGATTGCAGCGTGGATGCCGGAAGCGAATTGTTGATACGACTGTCTCCGGATCAAACCATGATATATGCAGACAGCAGTATGTTAGCCCCATGA
- a CDS encoding DinB family protein: protein MNMSIEDFTTEWLKEARITEQVMDALTDDSLKTAMTDQHRTLGQLAWHLVMSVQYMTMLGLQFEGPSREQEIPDSAAEIQSSYRRIRHAFLDAVQSQWSEDDLRATRDFDGEPWANAAFLHFTLIHQAHHRGQMTVLMRQAGLRIPELYGPTYDSWIDKGMDPLV from the coding sequence ATGAACATGAGCATAGAGGATTTTACGACAGAATGGTTAAAAGAGGCACGGATTACGGAACAAGTCATGGACGCATTAACCGACGATTCGCTCAAAACCGCCATGACAGATCAGCATCGCACGCTCGGTCAGCTGGCATGGCATTTGGTAATGTCGGTTCAGTATATGACCATGCTCGGTCTACAATTTGAAGGCCCGTCCCGTGAGCAGGAAATCCCGGATTCCGCCGCCGAGATTCAGAGCAGCTACCGCCGGATCCGGCATGCCTTTCTGGATGCCGTGCAGTCGCAGTGGAGCGAGGATGATCTTCGCGCTACCCGTGATTTCGACGGAGAGCCTTGGGCAAATGCGGCATTCCTGCATTTTACCCTTATTCATCAAGCCCATCACCGCGGACAGATGACGGTGCTGATGAGACAAGCCGGCCTGCGGATTCCCGAGCTCTACGGTCCGACTTACGATTCCTGGATCGACAAGGGAATGGACCCGCTCGTGTAG
- a CDS encoding metallophosphoesterase, translating to MSQVYAVSDVHGYGYLLETLLRHVHYDPEVDRLFLLGDYVNKGPDSAGTLDYVEELRDAGAIALLGNNERKWLHHRPEQAGLAAPRLMKYQQFIATMPLWTEYNQYLFVHAGIRPGIPLHAQSPEELTEIREPFFLSPRWLDKTIVFGHTSTFRLGVPPEELWYGDGKLGIDTGAGHGYYLSLVNLTSGIQWSISVTRPENITCRKMKITGASGLPK from the coding sequence ATGAGTCAGGTGTACGCGGTTTCGGATGTTCATGGCTACGGTTATCTGCTTGAAACTCTCCTGCGGCATGTACATTATGATCCGGAGGTGGACCGCTTGTTCTTGCTTGGGGATTATGTAAATAAGGGACCGGATTCAGCAGGGACACTGGATTATGTGGAGGAACTGCGAGATGCCGGTGCTATTGCACTGCTGGGTAATAACGAACGCAAATGGCTGCATCACCGACCGGAACAAGCAGGGCTCGCGGCTCCCAGGCTCATGAAGTATCAGCAGTTCATAGCAACAATGCCGCTATGGACCGAGTATAATCAATACTTGTTTGTGCATGCAGGCATTCGGCCCGGAATTCCGCTTCATGCTCAGAGCCCGGAAGAATTAACGGAAATTCGCGAGCCGTTTTTTCTGTCCCCCCGATGGTTGGATAAAACGATTGTATTCGGTCATACGTCTACATTTCGTCTAGGTGTACCGCCAGAGGAGCTCTGGTATGGCGACGGTAAGCTGGGTATTGATACCGGCGCAGGACACGGATATTACTTAAGTCTGGTTAATCTGACCTCGGGTATACAGTGGTCCATATCGGTTACGCGGCCTGAGAACATTACGTGCCGGAAGATGAAAATAACGGGAGCATCCGGTCTTCCTAAATAA
- a CDS encoding LysR family transcriptional regulator — protein MNLQQLKVFVLTVELRKLYLVAQKLGITQPTVTFHLNKLQEELGLALFHTKSYHVIKLTEAGQAFYHYASQIHSLSEEASSTMDVFRGTAAGVLAIGSTHTPATYLLPPFLQQLKLNYPGLSIQLDVRPAAYIIEKVKKYELDVGIISNTQVDEPEFIVQPLIHDDLVLIFAPDHPFASIRDLIPSDLVEHPFVSHEPGSISRQLIDRWADKHHIHLLISLEISGTEALKAAVRHRLGYGMIAEAAIQEELAEGKLQSRPIPSWLPERRIYAVRHRNKLISPALRMFWRNLLDNFASQQPEESHDTIQD, from the coding sequence ATGAACTTACAGCAATTAAAAGTATTTGTGCTTACCGTGGAGCTGAGGAAGTTGTACCTTGTGGCTCAGAAGCTGGGCATTACCCAGCCAACCGTCACCTTCCATTTAAATAAGCTGCAGGAAGAGCTTGGCCTTGCCCTGTTTCACACCAAGTCCTACCATGTCATCAAGCTTACGGAAGCCGGTCAAGCCTTTTATCATTACGCATCGCAGATCCATTCCCTGTCTGAGGAAGCTTCATCAACTATGGATGTCTTCCGCGGAACCGCTGCAGGAGTACTCGCCATTGGCAGCACCCATACTCCCGCTACCTACCTGTTACCGCCGTTTCTGCAACAGTTGAAACTTAATTATCCGGGATTGTCCATCCAGTTGGATGTCCGACCGGCTGCCTATATTATCGAGAAAGTCAAAAAATACGAGCTCGATGTAGGCATCATATCGAACACGCAAGTAGATGAGCCTGAATTCATCGTACAGCCGCTGATCCATGATGATCTGGTGCTTATATTCGCCCCGGATCATCCCTTTGCCAGCATAAGAGATTTAATTCCGAGCGATCTGGTCGAACATCCCTTTGTTTCGCATGAACCAGGCTCCATCAGCAGACAGCTTATTGACCGCTGGGCTGACAAACATCATATCCACCTTCTAATATCATTGGAAATCTCGGGAACCGAAGCACTGAAAGCAGCCGTTCGGCACCGTCTGGGGTATGGCATGATCGCAGAAGCTGCCATACAAGAAGAACTGGCAGAGGGGAAACTCCAATCACGACCTATTCCGTCCTGGCTGCCCGAGCGCCGGATTTATGCCGTTCGCCACCGTAATAAGCTGATCAGTCCGGCGCTGCGGATGTTCTGGAGAAACCTTTTGGACAATTTTGCATCACAACAGCCGGAAGAGAGTCATGACACGATTCAAGATTAA
- a CDS encoding phosphotransferase family protein — MQDAIREIPGADKWMTVQTVDKGWSADRKFYVQDTEGQEWLLRLSDISQYERKRWEFEAVKKLDSIEMRTSRPIDFGVCHDGRQVFSLFTWVPGEDARDAIPLLDSQEQYRLGVQAGQYLSEMHRIPAESSFDTWADYYNSKMDRYIKNYKNCGIQLAGAENIIRFMEEHRYLLDERPRAFQHGDYHVGNMVVTSEGELGIIDFNRADYGDPWEEFNRITWDAAISPWFASGRIHGYFQGREVPDSFFRLMALYIASNQISSIHWAIPFGEQEVEVMVNQAQEVLNWYEGFQTHMPNWYKPMPRSS; from the coding sequence ATGCAGGACGCGATTCGCGAAATCCCGGGGGCAGATAAATGGATGACCGTTCAAACGGTTGACAAGGGCTGGTCGGCAGATCGTAAATTTTATGTTCAGGATACGGAAGGCCAGGAATGGCTTCTCCGATTATCCGACATCTCTCAATATGAGCGAAAGCGGTGGGAGTTTGAAGCGGTAAAAAAGCTTGATTCTATCGAAATGCGTACGTCTCGCCCGATTGATTTTGGCGTATGCCATGATGGCAGGCAAGTATTTTCCCTGTTTACATGGGTTCCGGGAGAAGATGCAAGGGATGCGATTCCATTACTGGATTCTCAGGAGCAGTACCGGCTTGGCGTTCAGGCAGGCCAATATTTGAGCGAAATGCATCGCATTCCGGCTGAAAGCAGCTTTGACACATGGGCAGATTATTATAATTCCAAAATGGATAGGTACATCAAAAATTATAAGAACTGTGGCATCCAGCTCGCAGGTGCTGAGAACATCATTCGTTTTATGGAGGAGCATCGGTATTTACTTGATGAGCGGCCCCGTGCTTTTCAGCATGGGGATTATCATGTCGGCAATATGGTGGTTACTTCTGAAGGTGAGTTGGGCATCATCGATTTCAACCGGGCGGATTATGGTGACCCTTGGGAGGAGTTTAATCGGATTACGTGGGATGCCGCGATTAGCCCGTGGTTCGCTTCCGGTCGTATTCACGGATATTTTCAAGGACGTGAGGTACCGGATTCATTTTTCAGATTAATGGCACTTTATATCGCGAGCAATCAGATTTCCTCAATTCATTGGGCGATTCCATTTGGAGAGCAGGAAGTGGAGGTTATGGTGAATCAGGCTCAAGAGGTGCTGAACTGGTATGAGGGGTTCCAGACGCATATGCCCAACTGGTATAAACCAATGCCGAGGTCGTCTTAA
- a CDS encoding cupin domain-containing protein, which produces MATSYMDFTSPSVRYTYDMSNNPFFKKDSRNYINSLSIKELNTLGNASLLDIYLSTGNVIEPHIHQNASELVYVISGAVIVSIVNPFTKELLNFTLTPGQVVLVPQGWWHYEMATVDNTHLIAIFDAPVPEFIGGSDLLRLTPASVFAHTYCLDEAKVKDTLAPITDTVIIGPPNDCSLQEQVQGQMKHPQYLSHHNQHYYHQETSGNRRDYELLQQQQQQYQQQQLQFQQQQQQPMFQQQFQAQDQPQHGAYAAEPQRTSGPSQEQFRSQQQLQEQQRQQFIQQQRQLPFLQRQLIGNGWDQF; this is translated from the coding sequence GTGGCAACCTCTTATATGGATTTCACCTCACCGTCCGTTCGGTATACTTATGATATGAGCAATAATCCGTTTTTCAAAAAAGATAGCCGAAATTATATTAATTCTCTCTCCATAAAAGAATTGAACACGCTCGGCAACGCTTCCCTGCTGGATATATACCTCAGCACCGGAAACGTGATAGAGCCGCATATCCATCAGAATGCATCGGAATTGGTGTATGTCATTTCTGGTGCAGTCATCGTCTCTATCGTCAATCCATTTACGAAGGAGCTGCTAAACTTCACGTTAACGCCCGGTCAGGTTGTGCTCGTGCCCCAAGGCTGGTGGCATTATGAAATGGCGACGGTTGACAACACCCACCTGATCGCGATTTTTGACGCACCGGTGCCTGAGTTTATTGGAGGCTCGGATCTTTTGAGATTGACGCCGGCCAGCGTGTTCGCTCACACCTACTGCCTGGATGAAGCCAAAGTCAAGGATACTCTCGCTCCGATTACCGATACGGTTATCATCGGCCCGCCCAACGACTGCTCGCTGCAAGAGCAAGTGCAAGGGCAGATGAAACATCCTCAGTATTTGTCACATCATAATCAGCACTATTATCATCAAGAAACATCTGGTAATCGTCGAGACTATGAGCTTCTTCAGCAGCAGCAACAGCAATACCAACAACAGCAGCTGCAATTTCAGCAGCAGCAACAGCAACCGATGTTCCAGCAGCAATTTCAAGCTCAGGATCAACCGCAGCATGGAGCATATGCTGCTGAACCGCAGCGAACATCAGGTCCATCACAAGAGCAATTCCGTTCACAACAGCAATTACAAGAACAACAGCGTCAGCAATTCATCCAACAGCAGCGGCAGCTGCCATTCTTACAGCGCCAGCTGATTGGAAATGGCTGGGATCAATTCTGA